A DNA window from Drosophila biarmipes strain raj3 chromosome 2R, RU_DBia_V1.1, whole genome shotgun sequence contains the following coding sequences:
- the LOC108026497 gene encoding spaetzle-processing enzyme, whose translation MTAFVLGVLTIFHLFFGSAKLLDDNCGLIANLPRNKRLTGGEDAYIFSNPWMVLLLGDSIAGGSLINSHFVMTAAHALSASFKKVRLGEYDRESSKDCTSTGCLPRSYDIDIADEFIHPAYQYENYRNDIALLRMAEEVTFSDYIRPICLLVNEQVGKPIPLFKVTGWGKTNSYPTSRILKTAIIDVLDITNCTDLFETQNDGIQICAGSLNSDTCSGDSGGPLSATLPYNNTNRVFQFGIISYGTPTCDAPSLYTNVTHFMDWIVNTTSNKV comes from the exons ATGACCGCTTTCGTACTGGGAGTCTTAACTATATTCCACCTATTTTTTGGATCTGCCAAGTTACTGGACGACAACTGTGGACTGATAGCAAATCTTCCGCGGAATAAGCGATTGACTGGAGGAGAAGatgcatatatattttcgaATCCATGGATGGTTTTGCTGCTTGGCGATTCGATTGCGGGGGGATCGCTTATAAACTCGC ACTTTGTGATGACGGCTGCACATGCCCTTTCCGCCTCATTTAA aAAGGTGCGCTTAGGAGAGTATGATCGAGAAAGCTCGAAAGATTGCACATCTACCGGTTGCCTACCAAGAAGCTATGACATCGATATTGCTGACGAATTTATCCACCCAGCGTATCAATATGAAAATTATCGGAATGATATAGCTCTCCTTCGGATGGCAGAAGAGGTGACGTTTTCAG ATTATATCAGGCCGATCTGCCTGCTCGTCAACGAGCAAGTGGGAAAACCTATCCCATTATTCAAGGTCACCGGGTGGGGAAAAACTAATAGTTATCCAACGAGCCGTATTCTAAAGACAGCCATTATAGACGTTCTTGATATTACGAACTGTACGGATCTATTTGAAACACAAAATGACGGTATCCAGATTTGTGCCGGCAGCCTGAATAGCGACACCTGCTCCGGAGACTCGGGAGGACCCCTGAGTGCAACCTTGCCCTATAATAACACTAATCGGGTCTTCCAGTTCGGTATCATCAGCTATGGAACCCCAACCTGCGATGCCCCCAGTCTCTACACAAATGTCACCCACTTTATGGACTGGATAGTGAATACTACGAGCAATAAAGTGTAA